A window from Candidatus Nitrospira neomarina encodes these proteins:
- the mbhE gene encoding hydrogen gas-evolving membrane-bound hydrogenase subunit E produces MIRQILLPLLIAFCVPPAVLLGGIRRPRLAPPLAIAGASVTLLTVVMSWRGGGHTLSWSWVPNFNIRFMLVNDGLALLYSLIAAGIGLMVLVYSSGYLPHYLKKHDRPLNVQTSYYAWLALFMASMLGLVMAADLILLFVFFDLTAVCSYFLIAFDRTEESRSAALSALLVTGITSVGMLIGILWLYAEHGTFSIGELIDRVKPGITLSGAMGLMALAAVAKSAHVPLHFWLPRAMSAPTPVSAYLHSAAMVAAGVFVLHRLNPLIAQVPLVQTVLMILAGFSILIGSLLALDATDIKKILAYSTVAQYGYVSLMLAVGGVTATAAAAIYVLVHALCKSALFMVAGAGEAMTGTRSLEQLGGLARKQPMLAITSVLPAATLAGLPLTAGFFKDEGFFKIASGHSWGMTVVATAAAALTLTYTWRFWHGIFLGSPGAPAKPASRRMLFPIACLALLCLVGGMYMAPAVHLATVAAYDVYPQTAQETEVLSSTYHFAATTPNVMALTAYGGGFLLWISRRWWERRLRGLVRTMERVGPDVTYVRLLEWTSRLADWLHQVEMRDLRDRIAGVLIPAGLLVGLAIVGTSTYSWPAVSGSSLTPVGSSSLLGLILVLAGASALCVVRQRDHLGLILTLTATGFFLALVYALLGAPDVSLVAVLVETVLTLLLLATLWILPASVLQQEKEREARRHDNRWYTVAGVMAAALVFVLSMTVLSEPRQDSVSNRHLELAEQVHAENIVAAILVDFRGLDTLGEATVIFVALLGVGTLLETGGRSRSHTIMMNTAFNEKLAMGLLLPITVVGIALLVKGYHETGGGFAGGMVVALGILLQYIVLGHQRIKQGVPQVGSWAYGLAAAGLGLMLAVSFAPLITGHPPLSHVPGPGNDPFTLGSLEGHTSLLFESGIFLLVIGFTVLMLQHVMEWRERA; encoded by the coding sequence ATGATCCGACAGATCCTTCTGCCTTTGCTGATAGCCTTCTGTGTACCGCCGGCAGTTCTATTAGGAGGAATCCGGCGGCCGAGGCTGGCGCCTCCGCTCGCCATCGCCGGAGCCTCAGTCACGCTGCTGACGGTGGTCATGTCCTGGAGGGGAGGCGGGCACACCCTTTCGTGGTCCTGGGTCCCAAACTTCAATATCCGGTTTATGCTTGTCAACGACGGGCTGGCTTTGCTGTATAGCCTCATTGCCGCCGGCATCGGCCTGATGGTGCTGGTGTATTCCTCCGGCTATCTTCCGCATTATCTCAAGAAACACGATCGCCCGTTGAACGTCCAGACATCGTATTATGCCTGGCTGGCGTTGTTTATGGCCTCGATGCTGGGGTTGGTTATGGCGGCCGATCTCATCCTGCTGTTTGTGTTCTTTGATTTGACCGCCGTCTGTTCGTATTTTTTGATCGCCTTTGACCGGACGGAGGAATCGCGCTCGGCGGCTTTGAGTGCGCTGTTGGTCACGGGCATCACCTCGGTCGGCATGCTCATCGGTATCTTATGGCTGTATGCGGAGCATGGCACTTTTTCGATTGGGGAACTGATCGACCGTGTCAAACCCGGTATCACGCTTTCCGGTGCCATGGGTCTTATGGCGCTCGCCGCCGTCGCCAAGAGTGCGCACGTGCCGTTGCACTTCTGGCTGCCGCGCGCCATGTCCGCACCGACGCCGGTTTCGGCCTACCTGCACTCAGCCGCCATGGTGGCCGCCGGGGTGTTCGTGCTGCACCGCCTGAATCCGCTGATCGCACAGGTCCCTTTGGTACAAACGGTGCTGATGATTCTGGCGGGCTTCTCCATTCTCATCGGGAGTCTTCTGGCGCTGGACGCGACGGACATCAAAAAAATTCTCGCCTATTCGACCGTCGCCCAATACGGCTATGTGTCTTTAATGTTGGCGGTGGGCGGAGTGACCGCCACCGCGGCGGCGGCCATCTATGTGCTCGTCCATGCGTTGTGTAAAAGCGCCCTGTTCATGGTGGCCGGAGCGGGCGAGGCGATGACCGGTACACGCTCGCTTGAGCAGCTTGGCGGTCTGGCCAGAAAACAGCCGATGCTGGCGATCACGAGCGTCCTTCCTGCTGCCACGCTGGCAGGATTGCCTCTCACGGCCGGGTTCTTTAAGGATGAAGGATTTTTCAAGATTGCCTCGGGGCACAGTTGGGGGATGACGGTGGTGGCGACGGCCGCCGCAGCGTTGACTCTCACCTATACCTGGCGGTTCTGGCACGGCATATTTTTAGGATCTCCCGGAGCCCCTGCCAAGCCGGCCAGCCGGCGAATGTTGTTCCCGATCGCATGTCTGGCTCTTCTGTGCCTAGTGGGCGGAATGTATATGGCGCCCGCCGTCCATCTGGCGACTGTGGCCGCATACGATGTGTATCCCCAGACTGCTCAGGAAACAGAGGTGTTGAGTTCGACATACCATTTTGCGGCGACCACCCCCAATGTGATGGCATTGACGGCCTATGGCGGAGGCTTCCTGTTATGGATCAGCCGCCGGTGGTGGGAAAGACGGTTACGCGGGCTGGTGCGCACGATGGAACGGGTAGGGCCGGACGTTACCTATGTGCGGCTGCTTGAGTGGACGTCCCGGTTGGCGGATTGGCTTCATCAGGTGGAAATGCGTGACCTGCGCGACCGGATTGCCGGTGTACTCATCCCCGCCGGTCTGTTGGTCGGGTTGGCGATTGTCGGAACATCCACCTACAGTTGGCCTGCCGTATCCGGGAGCAGTCTGACGCCCGTCGGATCGTCCTCGCTGCTTGGCCTCATACTCGTCCTGGCGGGTGCATCCGCCTTGTGTGTCGTGCGCCAACGTGATCATCTGGGACTGATTCTGACCTTGACGGCAACGGGATTTTTTCTGGCCCTGGTGTATGCCCTGCTGGGCGCACCCGATGTCTCGCTGGTGGCGGTGCTGGTCGAGACCGTGTTGACGCTGCTTTTGCTAGCGACCCTGTGGATTCTCCCTGCCTCGGTGCTGCAACAGGAAAAGGAGCGGGAGGCCCGCCGCCATGATAACCGGTGGTATACAGTGGCCGGGGTGATGGCGGCAGCACTGGTGTTCGTGTTGAGCATGACGGTCCTGTCCGAGCCCCGCCAGGACAGTGTGTCCAACCGGCATCTCGAGTTGGCCGAGCAGGTGCATGCCGAGAACATCGTGGCGGCCATTCTTGTGGATTTCCGCGGGCTGGATACGCTCGGGGAGGCCACGGTGATTTTTGTGGCGCTTCTCGGCGTGGGCACGCTTCTGGAAACCGGCGGCCGCTCGCGATCTCACACGATCATGATGAACACGGCATTCAACGAGAAACTGGCCATGGGTCTTCTCCTGCCCATCACGGTGGTGGGAATCGCGTTGCTGGTGAAGGGGTATCATGAAACCGGCGGAGGGTTTGCCGGCGGGATGGTGGTGGCATTGGGCATTCTGCTGCAATACATCGTGCTCGGTCATCAACGAATCAAGCAGGGGGTGCCGCAGGTCGGGTCGTGGGCATACGGCCTTGCCGCCGCCGGCTTGGGACTGATGCTGGCTGTCTCGTTCGCACCACTGATAACCGGTCATCCTCCGTTGTCGCATGTGCCGGGGCCGGGCAACGATCCGTTCACGCTCGGTTCGCTGGAGGGACATACGTCGCTGCTTTTCGAATCGGGGATCTTCCTGCTGGTGATCGGATTCACGGTTCTTATGCTGCAACATGTCATGGAATGGCGGGAACGGGCATGA
- a CDS encoding sodium:proton antiporter, producing the protein MTLLFSLVIAILFGAGAYLMLTRDLYRIIAGILLLSNATNLFLMTSGHHVGTVPILPLSEPQAGVSDPLVQALTLTALVITFAVTAVLGSLLIRVHASHRSIDMEDMAEIENREEKRRERLGGVD; encoded by the coding sequence ATGACGCTGTTGTTCTCTTTGGTGATTGCGATCCTGTTCGGGGCCGGCGCGTACCTCATGCTGACGCGGGATCTGTACCGGATCATTGCCGGCATCCTGCTGCTGTCCAATGCAACCAACCTGTTCTTGATGACCTCAGGCCATCATGTCGGTACCGTACCGATTCTCCCTCTCTCCGAACCTCAGGCGGGTGTGAGCGATCCGCTGGTGCAGGCCTTAACGCTGACGGCCCTGGTGATCACGTTTGCCGTCACGGCGGTCCTGGGAAGCCTGCTCATCCGTGTCCATGCCAGTCACCGCAGTATCGATATGGAAGACATGGCGGAAATCGAAAACCGGGAGGAGAAGAGGCGGGAACGTCTCGGGGGGGTGGATTAA
- a CDS encoding complex I subunit 5 family protein yields MPLVTGWAVAILLALLDGRRRGIGRMAVGCQVLILGMLIWLLMDVARSGVQHTVTGGWPAGIGIRLRGDLLALLFATVSTAVLLAAMVYEVSRGVVSRTFPSLVLFLGTGLCGLFLTGDVFNFYVFFEISMVSAFALASYGERRAEIRTAAIFTMVNLLGSAFLLMSVAAIYRLTGTLDMKDIASALAGRDEPWIIVALLFAAFSLKLGLFPFHYWLPAVYRDARPAVAAILAGAVANIGSYGFLRFGAQVLSPVLESGQTVVLTMGTASMVYGGLLAVGRQPAAEVLAYSSISQVGYILMALGFGGSAGTTAAVFYSLINALNKAALFLGRGMRGGLAVTAFAVAAISVAGVPPSAGFWAKLAIFRAALEQHNVWLPFVVLMGSALSFVYMFQAFQRLFLTEEKQVYTGPASVNCLMAVLSGLILALGIFPDLLITLSGHAATQLLHSVEGPAP; encoded by the coding sequence GTGCCGTTGGTTACGGGTTGGGCTGTCGCCATTCTTCTGGCGTTATTGGACGGCCGCCGCCGGGGGATCGGAAGAATGGCCGTCGGGTGTCAGGTGTTGATCCTGGGCATGCTGATCTGGCTGCTGATGGATGTTGCCCGATCAGGTGTGCAGCACACGGTCACGGGAGGGTGGCCGGCGGGTATCGGCATCCGATTGCGCGGCGACCTGTTGGCATTGTTGTTTGCCACCGTGTCCACAGCGGTGCTGCTGGCCGCCATGGTGTATGAAGTCAGCCGGGGCGTGGTTTCCCGCACCTTTCCCTCGCTGGTCCTGTTTCTCGGCACCGGTCTGTGCGGGTTGTTTTTGACGGGTGATGTCTTCAACTTTTATGTCTTTTTTGAAATTTCCATGGTGTCGGCTTTTGCGCTTGCCAGTTACGGGGAGCGGCGCGCCGAAATCAGAACGGCCGCCATCTTTACCATGGTCAATCTGCTCGGTTCGGCTTTTTTGCTGATGAGTGTGGCAGCGATCTACCGCCTCACCGGGACGCTGGATATGAAGGATATCGCCTCGGCGCTGGCCGGCCGGGATGAACCGTGGATCATCGTGGCCCTCTTATTTGCCGCCTTTAGTCTGAAGCTGGGACTGTTCCCCTTTCACTACTGGCTGCCTGCCGTCTATCGTGATGCCCGCCCGGCTGTCGCCGCCATTCTCGCGGGGGCGGTGGCCAACATCGGCAGTTACGGATTCCTGCGGTTCGGAGCTCAGGTTCTGTCTCCGGTGCTGGAGTCGGGGCAGACCGTGGTGCTGACGATGGGAACGGCCAGCATGGTGTATGGGGGATTGCTGGCCGTGGGACGGCAGCCGGCGGCTGAAGTCCTCGCGTATTCCTCCATCAGCCAGGTCGGATATATTCTGATGGCGCTCGGCTTTGGAGGGTCGGCGGGCACCACGGCGGCGGTATTTTATAGTCTGATCAATGCGCTGAATAAGGCGGCCCTGTTTCTCGGGAGGGGGATGCGCGGAGGACTCGCCGTCACGGCGTTTGCCGTGGCGGCAATCAGTGTGGCGGGCGTCCCTCCCAGCGCGGGCTTTTGGGCCAAGCTGGCGATTTTTCGTGCTGCGCTGGAACAGCATAACGTCTGGCTGCCGTTTGTGGTGTTGATGGGAAGCGCACTCTCATTCGTGTATATGTTTCAAGCCTTTCAGCGGCTGTTTCTCACAGAAGAAAAGCAGGTGTACACCGGCCCGGCTTCCGTCAATTGTCTCATGGCGGTCTTGAGCGGATTGATCCTCGCGTTGGGGATCTTTCCGGATTTGTTGATCACGTTGAGCGGGCATGCCGCCACCCAGCTCCTCCACTCGGTTGAGGGGCCGGCGCCATGA
- a CDS encoding Na+/H+ antiporter subunit E produces the protein MTGWWTIPLLTGLYVLVLSSMKPWDWVIGGALASGLWFASRHLLHTVSHKTMPPLWSRVCYTPLLAGAVLWEILKDTWRVALLTVGWKPADRPGFIEVPVGKWSDLGITVGCMLHTLTPCTYLVETDLERKVMVFRVLDGADSDAAIRRIERFYQRYQRHVFP, from the coding sequence ATGACGGGATGGTGGACGATTCCATTGCTCACAGGCTTATATGTGCTGGTCCTGAGCAGCATGAAACCGTGGGACTGGGTGATCGGTGGGGCACTGGCTTCAGGATTATGGTTTGCCTCACGGCATCTTCTTCATACCGTATCGCATAAGACAATGCCGCCGTTATGGTCCCGTGTGTGTTATACCCCTCTCCTGGCCGGAGCCGTGTTATGGGAGATCCTGAAGGATACCTGGCGTGTGGCTCTCCTGACGGTCGGATGGAAACCTGCCGACCGGCCGGGGTTCATCGAGGTCCCCGTCGGAAAGTGGAGCGACCTGGGAATAACTGTCGGCTGCATGCTCCACACGCTCACGCCCTGTACCTATCTGGTCGAGACGGATCTTGAACGGAAGGTGATGGTGTTCAGAGTCCTGGATGGCGCGGATTCTGATGCCGCCATCCGGCGGATTGAGCGTTTTTACCAACGATACCAACGACACGTGTTTCCCTGA
- a CDS encoding MrpF/PhaF family protein has product MMLDMVYDVALMWGALLMMVLLGFLMYSRSFLIRILALDVLSMVMITFLVLYALQHHAAYYLDVALALALLSFIGTLGAAGYHRHRGPT; this is encoded by the coding sequence ATGATGTTGGACATGGTTTATGATGTCGCGCTGATGTGGGGGGCCTTGCTCATGATGGTGCTGCTGGGTTTCCTCATGTATTCCCGGTCATTTCTGATCCGGATTCTGGCACTGGATGTTCTTTCCATGGTCATGATTACGTTTCTCGTCCTGTATGCCCTTCAGCATCATGCCGCCTATTATCTGGATGTGGCACTGGCACTGGCGCTGTTGAGTTTTATCGGGACGCTTGGCGCGGCGGGCTACCATCGCCATCGGGGACCCACATGA
- a CDS encoding cation:proton antiporter: MGMVVLTLAVIGMVRLQGYHLRLHAAGMAGVMGVIPVLLASLLIGNGPVMSRAGLTIVFVLLTAPASLHALALAGSREASESADTMPESTDRTDSTSDSRTSRGSSAVPDATNEK, encoded by the coding sequence ATGGGGATGGTGGTGCTCACGCTGGCCGTGATCGGCATGGTCCGGTTACAAGGCTATCATCTGCGACTGCATGCGGCCGGCATGGCCGGCGTGATGGGCGTGATACCCGTGTTGCTGGCTTCTCTGCTTATCGGAAACGGCCCCGTGATGTCGCGGGCGGGGTTGACCATCGTATTTGTGTTGCTGACGGCACCGGCTTCGTTACATGCGCTGGCGCTTGCCGGATCACGTGAAGCATCCGAATCTGCCGACACCATGCCTGAATCGACGGACCGGACGGATTCCACCAGCGACTCCCGTACGTCGCGCGGTTCATCTGCGGTTCCGGATGCGACGAATGAGAAATGA
- a CDS encoding ion channel has product MSIVLGLSGTAVLAAVHVGLLFGISRLVPRHPSSPPFVTFYVFCLLALTHFAEISLYAAYLAGLEKTLYPGSLIISSPEGSYRDWLYFSGINFTTLGFTSQHVNGPLRLVSMFESLAGFMLLTWSATYLYSICGKYWEK; this is encoded by the coding sequence ATGTCCATTGTGCTGGGGTTAAGCGGAACCGCTGTGCTTGCGGCTGTTCATGTCGGGCTGCTCTTTGGTATTAGCCGACTCGTGCCGCGTCATCCCTCCTCTCCCCCCTTTGTCACCTTTTACGTTTTCTGTCTGTTGGCCCTGACACACTTTGCGGAGATCAGTTTATATGCGGCGTATCTGGCAGGCCTGGAAAAGACCTTGTACCCCGGGAGCCTAATTATCAGCAGTCCTGAAGGCTCTTACAGAGACTGGCTATATTTTTCAGGAATAAACTTTACCACCCTTGGTTTCACCAGCCAGCATGTGAATGGTCCCTTACGTTTGGTCTCAATGTTTGAATCATTGGCAGGGTTCATGCTGCTCACATGGTCCGCGACGTATCTATATAGCATCTGCGGAAAATACTGGGAAAAATAG
- a CDS encoding YihY/virulence factor BrkB family protein, with amino-acid sequence MSSNYTTEKKSGPRGRNATQPSQITNAGWWDILLRVKDQISQDNVSIVAAGVAFYAVLALFPALAAIVSLYGLITEVSDVQAQITSLSSFLPQDAQTLIEEQLTTISTSGQSALSLGAIGGLLFAIWSASKGMSAMITSLNIAYNEEEERSFIKVTALAIGLTVGSLVFVILTLFLITLLPAVLGMLGFGQIMQTVLSLSRWPLLAVIVMGGLAILYRYAPCRNYPRWQWVSWGAGIATLMWIIGSSAFAIYANDYSSYNQTYGSLGAAVILLMWFWLTAFIVMVGAEINSEMERQTRVDTTAGEPEPMGQREAYSADTLGKTSSQHASVGK; translated from the coding sequence ATGTCCTCCAACTACACAACCGAAAAGAAGTCCGGCCCAAGAGGCCGGAACGCCACCCAACCTAGCCAAATCACGAATGCGGGGTGGTGGGACATCCTCCTGCGGGTGAAGGATCAGATCTCACAGGATAACGTTTCGATCGTCGCCGCAGGAGTGGCGTTTTATGCCGTCCTCGCGCTCTTTCCGGCGTTGGCCGCCATTGTGTCGCTGTATGGATTGATTACCGAGGTCTCTGATGTCCAGGCACAAATTACTTCTCTCAGTTCCTTTCTCCCGCAAGACGCCCAAACGTTGATCGAAGAGCAGCTGACAACCATTTCCACCAGCGGCCAATCAGCGTTAAGTCTTGGAGCGATAGGGGGATTGCTCTTTGCGATTTGGAGCGCATCTAAGGGCATGTCTGCAATGATCACATCCTTGAACATTGCCTACAATGAAGAAGAAGAGCGGAGTTTCATCAAAGTGACCGCGCTGGCGATAGGATTGACGGTTGGAAGTCTTGTGTTTGTCATCCTGACGCTCTTTCTCATTACCCTGCTGCCGGCGGTTTTAGGAATGCTGGGATTCGGCCAGATCATGCAAACGGTCCTTTCTCTCAGTCGTTGGCCGCTTTTGGCGGTAATCGTCATGGGTGGATTGGCCATCCTGTACCGGTATGCGCCCTGCCGGAACTACCCGAGGTGGCAATGGGTGTCATGGGGTGCCGGAATCGCCACGCTAATGTGGATAATAGGGTCGTCGGCTTTTGCCATTTATGCAAATGATTACAGTAGTTACAATCAGACGTACGGGTCACTCGGCGCGGCAGTCATTCTGCTTATGTGGTTCTGGCTGACGGCATTCATCGTCATGGTCGGGGCCGAAATTAATTCTGAAATGGAACGTCAGACGCGGGTGGACACGACGGCCGGTGAACCCGAACCGATGGGCCAACGCGAAGCCTACTCGGCAGACACCCTTGGGAAGACTTCTTCACAACATGCTTCCGTGGGCAAATAG
- a CDS encoding DUF3618 domain-containing protein gives MDDQRTQLKMSESQKIEDPDRLREQIRETRAELDETVHTLQQRLSPDTIKEQVKNAAMDKVETAKEHARTKVNQWQSMLVERVLNNPVPAALVSMGLIWMMKQAANSSSERHRFGRNRNGDYGDGYSLDPYEEWPEYAPGIEAGRIPRQPSRRGGSLDAMKARAQASGQQAKEQISEWTDQAKESLEDWKEEASHRSDEIREHTREQGERMKVEVSRYIQESPLAIGAMAFAIGTAIGLSLPRSEKEDQWMGETRDRLLQEAKATAKEIMPMAKEAVSEAQRAASEAMKEQVGLR, from the coding sequence GTGGACGACCAACGCACTCAATTAAAAATGTCAGAATCGCAAAAGATTGAAGATCCTGACCGGCTTCGCGAACAAATCCGAGAAACCAGAGCGGAACTGGACGAGACAGTTCATACACTTCAACAACGTCTGTCTCCGGATACCATTAAAGAACAGGTCAAAAATGCAGCCATGGATAAAGTCGAAACGGCAAAAGAACATGCCCGGACGAAAGTGAACCAATGGCAATCCATGCTGGTAGAACGGGTCCTGAACAATCCCGTGCCTGCCGCCCTTGTGAGTATGGGGCTCATATGGATGATGAAACAAGCCGCAAATTCGTCATCGGAAAGACACAGGTTTGGAAGAAACCGAAATGGCGATTATGGCGATGGCTATTCCCTTGATCCCTATGAAGAGTGGCCGGAGTATGCTCCCGGAATTGAAGCTGGACGGATTCCCCGACAACCATCCCGCCGGGGAGGATCCCTGGACGCCATGAAAGCAAGAGCACAGGCTTCAGGGCAACAGGCAAAAGAACAGATATCAGAATGGACCGACCAGGCGAAAGAATCATTAGAAGACTGGAAAGAAGAGGCGTCACACCGGTCTGATGAAATTCGGGAGCACACACGCGAGCAGGGCGAACGCATGAAAGTTGAAGTGTCCCGGTATATACAGGAAAGCCCTCTGGCGATCGGGGCCATGGCATTTGCCATTGGAACTGCTATCGGCCTTTCCCTGCCCCGGTCTGAAAAGGAAGATCAATGGATGGGTGAAACACGCGACCGGTTGCTACAAGAAGCCAAGGCGACCGCCAAAGAGATTATGCCCATGGCCAAAGAAGCCGTGAGTGAGGCGCAGCGGGCAGCCAGTGAGGCGATGAAAGAACAGGTCGGCCTGAGATAA
- a CDS encoding phage holin family protein, whose amino-acid sequence MSLYQEERPLSDLFRDLMNETKILIQQEIQLLKLEMSQKATQAGKDVGFIAVGGALAYAGLLVLLAAATLALALVIPGWASALIIGLVVVGIGYGLIQKGISDLKNINPAPQKTIDSIKETKQWTTNALN is encoded by the coding sequence ATGAGTTTGTACCAGGAAGAACGACCACTTAGTGATCTCTTCCGTGACCTGATGAATGAGACAAAAATACTCATTCAACAGGAAATCCAGCTTTTGAAGCTTGAAATGTCCCAAAAAGCCACACAGGCAGGCAAGGATGTGGGCTTTATAGCGGTGGGCGGAGCGCTGGCCTATGCCGGATTGCTGGTTCTTTTAGCAGCGGCCACACTTGCTCTGGCGTTAGTTATACCCGGATGGGCATCAGCCCTGATCATCGGTCTGGTGGTCGTGGGGATTGGTTACGGCCTAATTCAGAAAGGCATCAGCGACCTGAAAAACATCAACCCCGCCCCGCAAAAAACCATTGACAGTATAAAGGAGACCAAACAGTGGACGACCAACGCACTCAATTAA
- a CDS encoding baeRF7 domain-containing protein has translation MSITRNDLEDLLEQKESPCVSLYMPTHPAGQEIRQDPIRLKNLLKETEQQLTEQGIRSADARTWLEPLSKLLEDEQFWRYQDQGLAMYVAKDWHRVFRLPLSLPELTMVESRFYLKPILPVFMYGGTFYLLALSQNHIRFFQGSQDGLQELRIPDIPLSMEEANQTAGGEQSLQWHTKAPNAGDQRAAMFHGQGGGDDEAKSRISQFFHQVAKGLHEFLHEAQAPLYLTGVEYLIPIYKDVNTYPHTMEEGVTGNADEKSLHELHRQVWPVVKADADHGIEEAKNKCEEFLGTSKASHDLKTVVLAAHEGKIDTLFVARDIQQWGRIDVMQNRVETKPTKSAESVEILDFAVVQTLLKKGTVYALSQKEMPDSTSLSAIFRY, from the coding sequence ATGTCAATTACAAGAAATGATCTAGAGGATCTCCTTGAACAGAAGGAAAGTCCCTGCGTGTCCTTATACATGCCGACCCATCCCGCAGGACAGGAAATCCGACAGGACCCGATACGCTTGAAAAACCTTCTCAAAGAGACGGAACAGCAATTGACGGAACAGGGCATCAGGAGCGCAGACGCTCGAACCTGGCTGGAACCTCTCTCGAAACTCCTGGAGGATGAGCAATTCTGGCGGTATCAGGATCAGGGGCTGGCCATGTACGTCGCGAAGGATTGGCATCGGGTCTTTCGTCTGCCTCTCAGTCTTCCCGAACTCACGATGGTAGAATCCCGGTTTTATCTGAAACCCATCCTGCCCGTGTTCATGTATGGAGGAACGTTTTATCTTCTCGCGCTCAGTCAGAACCATATCCGTTTCTTTCAGGGTTCACAGGATGGCCTGCAGGAATTGCGCATACCAGATATTCCCCTCAGTATGGAGGAAGCCAATCAAACGGCCGGCGGCGAGCAATCCTTGCAATGGCATACCAAAGCCCCCAATGCAGGCGACCAGCGGGCCGCCATGTTTCATGGACAGGGCGGTGGGGATGACGAAGCGAAATCCCGCATTTCCCAATTTTTTCATCAGGTGGCAAAAGGTCTTCACGAGTTCCTGCACGAAGCGCAGGCACCGTTATATCTGACGGGCGTGGAATATTTGATTCCGATTTACAAAGACGTCAATACCTACCCTCATACTATGGAAGAAGGGGTCACAGGCAATGCTGATGAAAAAAGCCTTCATGAATTGCACCGGCAAGTCTGGCCGGTCGTGAAAGCAGATGCCGATCACGGCATAGAAGAGGCCAAGAACAAGTGTGAAGAGTTTTTGGGTACGTCCAAAGCTTCCCATGATCTGAAAACCGTGGTTCTGGCAGCCCATGAGGGAAAAATCGATACACTATTCGTCGCCCGGGACATTCAACAATGGGGTCGTATCGACGTCATGCAAAACCGAGTGGAAACAAAACCGACAAAGTCCGCCGAATCAGTGGAAATCTTAGATTTTGCGGTGGTGCAGACGTTACTTAAAAAAGGCACGGTTTATGCCCTCTCCCAGAAAGAGATGCCAGACAGTACCTCGTTGTCCGCTATTTTTCGTTATTAA